A single genomic interval of Babylonia areolata isolate BAREFJ2019XMU chromosome 26, ASM4173473v1, whole genome shotgun sequence harbors:
- the LOC143300483 gene encoding H/ACA ribonucleoprotein complex subunit 3-like: MYMMYYLDDQGKRVYTLKKVDPNGRPTLSAHPARFSPDDKFSAERITIKKRFGILLTMTPKPAM, from the exons ATGTATATGATGTACTATTTGGACGACCAGGGCAAACGGGTTTACACTTTGAAG AAGGTGGACCCCAATGGAAGGCCCACACTGTCGGCGCACCCTGCGAGGTTCTCGCCCGACGACAAATTCTCTGCTGAGCGCATCACCATCAAAAAACGGTTTGGAATCCTTCTGACCATGACTCCCAAGCCAGCCATGTAA